The sequence ATTCTAATGGTTTGATTTGTCACGTTTTAATTTTCATTGCATTTGTTTTGGGCAATACTCACCCGCAGCGGCCATGATGTTCATGACTTCTGGTTGTTTTTGGAATTTCAGTATTTACTGAATTACACGAATCCTACGGCTTTGTTTGATTTAAGTCAAATGATTTTTGAGGCGAACCGCTGCTGGCCTCTTGGTAGGGGTTCGCGTGCGAACAGGGGAGGCATTAGCCTGGTCAGAAATGCAGGCTTTGAATGGCTTGATTTCATTGGTTTTGTGGTTTTATGATCTATTTACATCGGTGGGTCTTAAATGCCGATTGGCTTCGTTTACAGCGGTGCTTTTATTGAGGATAATGCTTTTTTTCGCCTTTGGGCGCGTTCACTCAGGTAAAGCATGGTGGTTCATCTTTTCGGTAAGCTGTGGCAATGGTTGTGGGTGGGTTTGGTGCTGTTGCCCATTGGGGTTATTGTGGCGTCGTATCAACAAATTGATCAGGCCATTTGGGCACACCTGTTGGATTTTCAATTGCTCACCTTATTGAGCAATACCTTTTTACTGCTCCTTGGCGTTGGCTTGGGCGTGGTGTTATTGGGCACCAGCAGCGCTTGGCTGACGGCGGTGTATCAGTTTCCTGGGCGCGGCCTCTTTTTTTGGGCTTTAATGCTGCCTTTGGCCTTGCCGGCTTATGTGATGGCCTTTAGCCAGCTGGGGCTGTTTGACTATACTGGCCCTATCAGTACGTATTTACGCGAACGCTGGCAGTTTCAAAACGGTTTGCCTGAGATACGCCATGCTGGTGGGGTGATCGCTGTCATGAGCCTGGCGTTTTATCCCTATGTGTATTTGCTGGCGCGCAACGCCTTTTCCAGCATGGGCCAGCGAGCTTTAGAAGTTGGCGCAAGCCTAGGCCTGAATCCATGGCAGGCCTTTTTTAAGGTGGCTTTGCCCATGGCTAGGCCTTGGATTGTGGGCGGCATGGTGCTGGCGCTGATGGAAACCTTGGCGGATTTTGGCACCGTCGCCATTTTTAATTACGACACGTTTACCACGGCGATTTATCAGGCGTGGTTTGCTTTTTATTCATTAGAAACGGCCAAACAGCTGGCTTCTTTATTGATTTTGCTGGTGTTTGTCTTGCTTTTGCTGGAGCAACATCGCCGTCGTCAGCGTCGCTTTACCCAAACCGGTCGGGCTCAGGCCGCGCTGCGGCGGCCGCTGCATGGTGGGCGCGCTTGGTTGGCTAGCGGCTATTGTGGGTTGTTATTTTTGATCGCCTTTGTGCTGCCCGTGGCGCAGCTAGTCTATTGGGCCATCGGGACGTGGGACAATGCTTTTGAAACCGACTTGTGGCAATATGCCTGGCACTCTTTTGTGTTGGCCTTGGGCGCCGCCTTTTTGGTGCTGGTGGCAGCGCTCGGTTTGGCCTTGTCTAAACGGGCTAATCCTGGGCGGCAGAGCCTTTGGCTGACCCGTATCGCGACTTTGGGCTATGCCATTCCAGGGACGGTGTTGGCCGTCGGTGTGTTTGTGCCCATTGCCTGGCTGGATCATCTAGTGATCGAACAGTTTGGCTTAGGCGAGTCGGGCGGGGCTTGGTTAAAAGGCAGCCTGGCGGCACTGTTCTTGGCCTATGCCCTACGCTTTATGGCGGTGGCGTTCGCCGCGGTTGAGGCTGGACTCGAGCGCATTGCCCCACATCAAGAAGAGGCGGCACGCACGCTGGGCGTGCATGGCGTGGGCCTGTTGCGGCGGGTTTATCTGCCGCTCTTACAAGGGGCGCTGGGCACGGCCATGCTGATGGTGTTTGTGGACGTGATGAAGGAAATGCCGATCACCTTGATGATGCGTCCTTTTGATTGGGACACCTTGGCGGTGCGTATTTTCAACTTCACTACCGAAGGCCAATATGATTTAGCGGCCTGGCCTTCTTTATTGATTGTGATCACTGGGTTTGTGCCCATTCTCTTATTTTCTCGGACGGAGCAATCGGCCTAATGTGGTTAAGCGTACAAGATCTCAGCGTTGAGCTGGGGCATCAAAAAATCATTCATGGCTTAAGCCTAGCCTTGGCCGAGGGCGAAATTGCCTGTTTGTTGGGGCCCTCTGGCTGCGGTAAAACCACGGCGCTGCGCAGCATCGCCGGTTTTGAAACCTTGTGTGAAGGGCGCATCAGCCTCGGTGGTGAGGTATTGGCCGATGCCCAGACTAAGCGACACGTGGCCGCACATCAGCGGGCCGTGGGCATGGTGTTTCAAGACTATGCTTTATTCCCTCATTTGAGCGTGGCCGACAATGTGGCGTTTGGCCTTGGCGCTTGGTCTAAGGCGCAGCGCCGGCAAAGGGTGGATGAGCTGTTGGCCTTAGTAGGCTTAAAGACGCAGGCGACGGCCTATCCACATCAGCTTTCTGGAGGTCAGCAGCAGCGGGTTTCGCTGGCGCGGGCTTTGGCGCCTAAGCCTAAGCTATTGTTGCTAGACGAACCTTTTTCCAATTTAGACGCCGATTTGCGCACCAGCTTAGCGCAAGAAGTCAGGCTGGTGCTCAAGCAAGAAGGCATCACCGCCATCTTGGTGACCCATGACCAGCAAGAAGCTTTTGCGTTTGCTGATCAGATAGGCTTGATTGATCGGGGCCGTTTGCAGCAATGGGGTCGTCCGATGGCTTTGTATCAGCAGCCGATAAACAAAACCGTGGCGCAGTTTTTAGGTCAGGGCAGCTGGTTAAGGGCTGAGGTGGTGGGGGAGCGGCAGCTGCGCTTTGCTTTTGGCGAATACCAACATGATTTCCCCCATGGCTTGGCGTTGGGCGCTCAGCTGGATGTTTTGGTACGGCCGCATGAGCTGCGGTATGAGGCGCAATCTGAAGCATCGACACAGGTCTTGAGCAGCGTGTTTCAAGGTGATCGGGTACGCCATAGCCTGCGTTTGGGCAGCGGTGAAAACGTTCAAGTCGACTGGCCGAGCCAACACGAGGGCCTGGTGGGGGTAAGCCTCAGGTTGGCTCAGGTGATTGCTTTTGCGATTGAGTAAGAGGCATCAAAAAAGGCGCTGCATGCTTGCAGCGCCTTTTTTTTGGCTAAACTTGAGTAGGCGGCTTAGCGGTAGCCTGCTCGGTCCATCAGCATTACGGCTTGCTTTTGCTTGCTGCCAGCATTGGACACGTTGATGACGTTTTGCTTGAAGCTGCCCCATTTGGCGACTTTGGCGTCGGGTTTGATTTTAGGGTTGACTGGATATTCCATGTTTAAGTCTGCGAAGAGGTTTTGGGCCTTATCGCTAGAAAGCCATTCGATGAATTTTTGGGCTTCGGCTTTGTTCTTGGTGTATTTGGCCACGCCGGCGCCCGAAATGTTCACGTGGGTGCCTTTGCCTTTTTGGTCGGCCCAGAAAATGCCGACGGCTAGGTTGGGTTTCTTCTCCATCAGGCGGCCATAATAGTAGGTATTGGCAATGCCCACGTCGCAACGGCCAGCGGCGATGGCTTCTAATAGGGCCGTGTCGTCAGCAAAAGGTGGGGTGGCAAGGTTTTTAACCCAGCCCTTCACCATTTGTTCGGTTTTGGGCACGCCAACGTCGGCAATGTGCATGGCCACTAGGGATTGGTTATACACTTTTTTAGAGGTGCGTAAACAGAGCTTGCCCTGCCATTGGCTATTGGCCAAATCGGCATAAGAAGACAGCTGTTCAGGCTTCACCTTGTCGGTGTTGTAGAAAATGGTGCGGGCACGAACCGATAGGCCAAACCATTCATTTTTAGGGTCACGTAGGTGTGAGGGCACATTGCCATTGAGCACTTTTGATTGGATGGGTTGAAGCAGGCCCATTTGGCTGGCTTGCCATAGGTTGCCGCCATCAACGGTAATCAATACGTCGGCTGGAGAGTTTTTGCCTTCGGCACGCATTTTCTCCATCAGCGGGCCTTCTTTATCAGAAACCAATTTAACGTTGACGCCCGTTTCTTGCTTGTATTTGGCCACGATGGGCTGTAACAGCTGTTCTGCACGAGAAGAATACACCACGAGGTCTTGCGCCAATACGGGGGTGGTACCAAGCACAGCCAAAGACAACATCCAGAACTTAGACATATTGATTCCTATAGGTTAAATGATAATGACTACTATTATGAACAGGATCATAGGCTAAGCCGTAAAGGCCGTCTAGATGATTCAGCGTGTCTATGTCGTGGACGATGGCACATTGTTCCAGAATACAACAGCTAGCTAGGGCTGATTGAGCTTATTTGGGACATTAGCCTCAATCAGAAGGGTGCTGCGCCAGCTGTGGATTTTGCGGTAAACCTTTGATTGTGTACTCTAAATAATAATAATCCCTTGTTTTTTAATAAAAATTTCACATAACTTTCACTGGAATGAAATAGTTCTTATCTATATTGACGCTTTCACTGAGTTCAGGAGGCAGCCAATGACCGCTATTTCAATTCAATCACTCAATAAGAACTTTGCCCGTAAGCAGGTTTTATTTGACGTTGATTTAGACATTCCCACCGGGCAAATGACGGCTTTACTGGGGCCTTCTGGCTCAGGTAAGTCAACCCTATTACGCCACATTAATGGCTTAACCGTGGCCAGCACCGGCAAGGTGACGGTCAATCAGGCGGTGATTCAAGACCAAGGCCGTATGGCAAAAGATGCGCGTCGCCACCGCGCCAAAATCGGTTTTATTTTCCAACAGTTTAATTTGGTGTCGCGCTTATCGGTGCTGGACAACGTATTGATTGGGGCCTTGGGGCGCTTATCCAATACGCGCAGCTTTCTGCGCTGGTTCACCAAGGAAGAAAAGCAAAAGGCTTTGGCCTGCCTGGCACGCGTGGGTTTGGCCGAGCTGGCGCAGCAGCGCGCTTCGACGCTGTCTGGCGGCCAACAGCAGAGGGTGGCGATTGCCAAGGTGTTGATGCAAGAAGCCGACATTATTTTGGCCGATGAGCCGATTGCGTCTTTAGACCCTGAGGCGGCTAAGACGGTGATGCAGACCTTACGCGACATCAATCGAGTCGATGGCAAAACCGTCATCGTGACGCTGCATCAAGTGGATTACGCCCGTCAATATTGTGACGTCACCGCGGCTTTGAAGAAGGGTCGAGTGAAATATTACGGCGACATGGCCAGCATGCAGCCAAGCTTTTTAGAGGCGCTGTATGGGCAAGACGACATGGTCTTGGCACCCGTGGCCAAGCCCGCAGAAACCGCATTGAATTTCCAATTAAGTTAATTTCATAAAGTGAGAATGGTTATGTTTACAAGCGTTACGGCAACTTTAAAATCTTTGGGTTTGGTGTCTTTGTCGGCTTTGACCTTGATGGCCTGTGCCCCTCAAGACCAGGGCAGTAGTGCAGAAGCCAAGTCTGAGCCGGCTGAGGCTGCGGCGAAAACCGAATTGAATTTCGGCATCATCAATACCGAGTCGTCGCAAAACCTAAAGCAAGACTGGGCCCCACTCTTGGCCGATTTGAGTAAGGCCACTGGCATGAAGGTGAATCCTTTTTTTGCCTCTGATTATGCGGGCGTGATTCAGGCCATGCGTTTTGGCAAGGTGGACATGGCCTGGTACGGCAATAAATCGGCGATGGAAGCGGTTGATCGCGCCGATGGCGAAGTGTTTGCGCAAGTGGTGTACAGCGATGGCAGTACGGGTTACACCAGTTTGGTGATTGCCAATAAAGACAGTGAGTTAACCTCGGAAAAAGACATGTTGGCGAAGGCGGGTGAGCTGACCTTTGGCAACGGCGACCCTAATTCAACTTCAGGCTATCTGGTGCCGGCCTATTATTTATTTGGCAAAAACAACGTCAACGCCGCCGATATTTTCAAGCGAACCTTAAACGCCAACCACGAAAGCAACGCCATGGCCGTGGCCAATAAGCAGCTAGACGTGGCCACCTTTAACAGCAATGGCTGGGAAATGATGCAAGCGCGTCAGCCGCAGATCATTGCCAAATTAAAAGTGTTGTGGGAATCCCCCAAGATTGATTCAGACCCATTGGTGTGGCGCACCGACATGGCGCCAGAGCTGAAAACCAAGGTGAAGGATTTCTTCTTGAGCTACGGCGCCACCCCAGAACAAAAAGCCATTTTAACCAAGCTGAGCTGGTCTAAATTCCAACCTTCAGACAACAGCCAGCTGAATGCGGTGCGTGAACTGGAAGCGTTTAAGCAAGAAATGGGAAAGAAAGCCAAATAAATGGATGCATTGACTTTGAATTCTGCCCCAAATCGCTTTAAAAAATGGTTTAACTTGCTGTTAACGGGCTTGGTTTTGGCGGTGTTGACGCTGTCCTGGCAGGGCAGCGAAATGGCCCCGCTGAAGCTGATCACCGACGCCGACAATATGTGGGTGATGGTGGGCGATTTTTTCCCGCCCGATTTCACCCACTGGCGTGAATACCTAGACGAAATCGTGGTGACCTTATACATCGCCATTTGGGGCACCTTATTAGGAATTGTGTTTGCCGTGCCGCTAGGCCTCTTGTGTGCGGCCAATATGGCGCCGATCTGGGTGCAGCAAATCGTGCGTCGCCTCATGGACGCCACCCGTTCGATCAACGAAATGGTGTTTGCGATGATTTTTGTGGCGGCTGTAGGCCTAGGGCCGTTCCCTGGTGTGTTGGCTCTGTTTTTACACACTACGGGCTCTTTGGCCAAGCTGTTTGCCGAAGCGGTAGAGGCGATTGAGCCGGGGCCAGTGGAAGGGGTGCGCTCGACTGGTGCGACCAAGCTACAAGAGATTTATTTTGGGGTGATTCCTCAAGTCTTGCCCCTGTGGATTTCCTACTCGCTGTATCGGTTTGAATCCAACGTGCGTTCGGCCACTGTGGTGGGCATGGTTGGCGCGGGCGGCATTGGCGTGCTGTTGTGGGAGAGCATACGTGGCTTTAGCTTCCCTGAAACCTCGGCCATTATTTTGATGATTATTGTGACGGTTTCTTTAATCGACGTCCTGTCACAGTATTTACGTAAAAAATTCATTTAATCAGTCGGTTATTCGTGAATAGGTAACGTTATGCAACAGAGTTCAGAATCACAACCCCAAGCAACCTTAGTGGCCAAACGGCAGCAGTGGTTGGCGGTGTTGACGCAGGAAAAAGAGGCGTTAAGCCAGTATGACCAGGCATTAAGCGCCG comes from Neisseriaceae bacterium CLB008 and encodes:
- a CDS encoding ABC transporter permease, producing the protein MVVHLFGKLWQWLWVGLVLLPIGVIVASYQQIDQAIWAHLLDFQLLTLLSNTFLLLLGVGLGVVLLGTSSAWLTAVYQFPGRGLFFWALMLPLALPAYVMAFSQLGLFDYTGPISTYLRERWQFQNGLPEIRHAGGVIAVMSLAFYPYVYLLARNAFSSMGQRALEVGASLGLNPWQAFFKVALPMARPWIVGGMVLALMETLADFGTVAIFNYDTFTTAIYQAWFAFYSLETAKQLASLLILLVFVLLLLEQHRRRQRRFTQTGRAQAALRRPLHGGRAWLASGYCGLLFLIAFVLPVAQLVYWAIGTWDNAFETDLWQYAWHSFVLALGAAFLVLVAALGLALSKRANPGRQSLWLTRIATLGYAIPGTVLAVGVFVPIAWLDHLVIEQFGLGESGGAWLKGSLAALFLAYALRFMAVAFAAVEAGLERIAPHQEEAARTLGVHGVGLLRRVYLPLLQGALGTAMLMVFVDVMKEMPITLMMRPFDWDTLAVRIFNFTTEGQYDLAAWPSLLIVITGFVPILLFSRTEQSA
- a CDS encoding ABC transporter ATP-binding protein, giving the protein MWLSVQDLSVELGHQKIIHGLSLALAEGEIACLLGPSGCGKTTALRSIAGFETLCEGRISLGGEVLADAQTKRHVAAHQRAVGMVFQDYALFPHLSVADNVAFGLGAWSKAQRRQRVDELLALVGLKTQATAYPHQLSGGQQQRVSLARALAPKPKLLLLDEPFSNLDADLRTSLAQEVRLVLKQEGITAILVTHDQQEAFAFADQIGLIDRGRLQQWGRPMALYQQPINKTVAQFLGQGSWLRAEVVGERQLRFAFGEYQHDFPHGLALGAQLDVLVRPHELRYEAQSEASTQVLSSVFQGDRVRHSLRLGSGENVQVDWPSQHEGLVGVSLRLAQVIAFAIE
- a CDS encoding extracellular solute-binding protein, with amino-acid sequence MSKFWMLSLAVLGTTPVLAQDLVVYSSRAEQLLQPIVAKYKQETGVNVKLVSDKEGPLMEKMRAEGKNSPADVLITVDGGNLWQASQMGLLQPIQSKVLNGNVPSHLRDPKNEWFGLSVRARTIFYNTDKVKPEQLSSYADLANSQWQGKLCLRTSKKVYNQSLVAMHIADVGVPKTEQMVKGWVKNLATPPFADDTALLEAIAAGRCDVGIANTYYYGRLMEKKPNLAVGIFWADQKGKGTHVNISGAGVAKYTKNKAEAQKFIEWLSSDKAQNLFADLNMEYPVNPKIKPDAKVAKWGSFKQNVINVSNAGSKQKQAVMLMDRAGYR
- the phnC gene encoding phosphonate ABC transporter ATP-binding protein; its protein translation is MTAISIQSLNKNFARKQVLFDVDLDIPTGQMTALLGPSGSGKSTLLRHINGLTVASTGKVTVNQAVIQDQGRMAKDARRHRAKIGFIFQQFNLVSRLSVLDNVLIGALGRLSNTRSFLRWFTKEEKQKALACLARVGLAELAQQRASTLSGGQQQRVAIAKVLMQEADIILADEPIASLDPEAAKTVMQTLRDINRVDGKTVIVTLHQVDYARQYCDVTAALKKGRVKYYGDMASMQPSFLEALYGQDDMVLAPVAKPAETALNFQLS
- the phnD gene encoding phosphonate ABC transporter substrate-binding protein, whose translation is MFTSVTATLKSLGLVSLSALTLMACAPQDQGSSAEAKSEPAEAAAKTELNFGIINTESSQNLKQDWAPLLADLSKATGMKVNPFFASDYAGVIQAMRFGKVDMAWYGNKSAMEAVDRADGEVFAQVVYSDGSTGYTSLVIANKDSELTSEKDMLAKAGELTFGNGDPNSTSGYLVPAYYLFGKNNVNAADIFKRTLNANHESNAMAVANKQLDVATFNSNGWEMMQARQPQIIAKLKVLWESPKIDSDPLVWRTDMAPELKTKVKDFFLSYGATPEQKAILTKLSWSKFQPSDNSQLNAVRELEAFKQEMGKKAK
- the phnE gene encoding phosphonate ABC transporter, permease protein PhnE — translated: MDALTLNSAPNRFKKWFNLLLTGLVLAVLTLSWQGSEMAPLKLITDADNMWVMVGDFFPPDFTHWREYLDEIVVTLYIAIWGTLLGIVFAVPLGLLCAANMAPIWVQQIVRRLMDATRSINEMVFAMIFVAAVGLGPFPGVLALFLHTTGSLAKLFAEAVEAIEPGPVEGVRSTGATKLQEIYFGVIPQVLPLWISYSLYRFESNVRSATVVGMVGAGGIGVLLWESIRGFSFPETSAIILMIIVTVSLIDVLSQYLRKKFI